A window of Tautonia plasticadhaerens contains these coding sequences:
- a CDS encoding ISAs1 family transposase yields the protein MAGTRSKLDEIVASFAMLEDPRSHINRRHPLPSVLVIAVLAVLAGAAGPTAIARWAKLKEGLLMDLLDLPRGIPGKDVLRRILMTLKPAAFEAAFNAWIARLRDEAIATTGVDRPVVAIDGKTARRSRDAKEGLGPLHIVTAWAGEYGLALGQEVCGEKSNEITAIPELLRRIDVRGGVVTIDAMGAQKVIAEEVVRGKADYVLALKGNHEALHRAVIEHIDEQLEGDLKGAEELTTSERGHGREEHRTYLHLPAPAALPGRAEWKGLRSVGVVTSRRVKGGEESIEIRYYLSSLPVDAEQFARAVRGHWSVENACHWSLDVTFREDDSRVRQRVLGANITWLYRFTLSLLKQHPDRRQSLAMKRRGCGWSDTFLMEVIAALTC from the coding sequence ATGGCGGGCACCCGCAGCAAGCTCGACGAGATCGTGGCATCGTTCGCGATGCTGGAAGATCCCCGCTCCCACATCAACCGCCGGCATCCGCTGCCCAGCGTCCTGGTCATCGCTGTCTTGGCCGTCCTCGCCGGCGCCGCCGGGCCCACCGCCATCGCCCGCTGGGCGAAGCTCAAAGAGGGGCTCCTGATGGACCTCCTCGACCTGCCGCGCGGCATCCCCGGCAAGGATGTCCTCCGCCGCATCCTGATGACGCTCAAGCCCGCGGCCTTCGAGGCCGCCTTCAACGCCTGGATCGCCCGCCTCCGCGACGAGGCCATCGCCACGACCGGCGTCGATCGGCCGGTCGTCGCCATCGACGGCAAGACGGCCCGCCGCAGCCGCGACGCGAAGGAGGGCCTCGGCCCGCTGCACATCGTCACCGCCTGGGCCGGCGAGTACGGCCTGGCGCTGGGACAGGAGGTGTGCGGCGAGAAGTCGAACGAGATCACGGCCATCCCCGAGCTGCTGAGGCGGATCGACGTCCGCGGCGGGGTAGTGACGATCGACGCGATGGGGGCGCAGAAGGTGATCGCCGAGGAGGTAGTCCGCGGCAAGGCCGACTACGTGTTGGCCCTGAAGGGGAACCACGAGGCGCTGCATCGGGCGGTCATCGAGCACATCGACGAACAGCTGGAGGGGGATCTCAAGGGGGCCGAGGAGCTGACGACGAGCGAGCGCGGGCACGGTCGCGAGGAGCACCGGACCTACCTGCACCTGCCAGCGCCGGCGGCCCTGCCCGGCCGGGCGGAGTGGAAGGGGCTGAGGTCGGTCGGCGTCGTGACGTCGCGGCGGGTGAAGGGAGGCGAAGAGAGCATTGAGATTCGCTACTACCTCAGCAGCCTGCCGGTGGACGCGGAGCAGTTCGCCCGCGCGGTGCGGGGCCACTGGTCCGTGGAGAACGCGTGCCATTGGTCGCTCGACGTGACGTTCCGGGAGGATGACTCGCGGGTCCGCCAGCGGGTGCTGGGGGCGAACATCACCTGGCTGTATCGCTTCACATTGTCGCTCCTCAAGCAGCACCCCGACCGGCGACAGAGCCTGGCCATGAAGCGCCGCGGCTGCGGCTGGAGCGACACGTTTCTGATGGAAGTCATTGCTGCGTTAACATGTTAG
- a CDS encoding nuclear transport factor 2 family protein — MRNGGIHYKDVDIQEASVRVTGTTAIVLSKIRLVAVVGGDEVTNPLVVTEVYVQQGDARKLASLSFTRLLGP; from the coding sequence ATCAGGAACGGGGGGATACACTACAAGGACGTGGACATCCAGGAGGCATCGGTGCGGGTCACCGGCACGACTGCCATCGTCCTGAGCAAGATCCGCCTGGTGGCCGTTGTCGGCGGCGATGAGGTGACCAATCCCCTCGTGGTGACCGAGGTGTATGTGCAGCAAGGCGATGCCCGGAAGTTGGCCTCGCTCTCGTTCACCAGGCTGCTCGG